In bacterium, the DNA window CTCATCCAGGGCCACGTCGACATGGTGTGCGAGAAGAACGCCGCCACGAAGCACGACTTCACCGCCGACCCCATCCGCATGCGGATCGAGGGCGACTGGGTCACCGCCGAGGGCACGACCCTGGGCGCCGACAACGCCATCGGCTGCGCCATGGGTCTGGCCCTGGCCGACGAGAAATCCGTGGCCCACGGCCCCATCGAGGTGCTGCTCACGGTCGACGAGGAGCGCGGCCTGACCGGCGCGGCGGGCGTCCAGGCCGGCTTCTTCGCCTCGCGCACGATGATCAACCTCGACAGCGAGGAGGACGACGCGATCTTCGTCGGCTGCGCCGGCGGCCGGGACACGCAGTACACGCTGAAGAACAAGACGGCCCGCGCCCCGAAGAACGGCGGCGGCCGCAAGATCACCGTCATGGGCCTGAAGGGCGGCCACAGCGGCCTGAACATCCACGAGCACCGCGGCAACGCCATCAAGATCCTCACGCGGGCGCTGGTCGAGGCGTCCGAGCTGATGGAGCTGCGCCTGGTCGAGATCAACGGCGGCAGCATGCGCAACGCCATCCCGCGCGAGGCCGAGGCCAAGGTCGTGATCCCGAAGGACCAGGGCCGCCTCTTCAAGCAGACGGTCGACGCCTGCTTCGAACGCATCGCCCGGGAGGAGCTCGCCGGCATCGACGACGGTTTCACCTGGAAGGTGGCCGCGGTGCAGGCGCCGCGCTCGTTCGGCCTGGAGAGCAGCCGCGCCACCCTGGGCCTGCTGTCGGCCATTCCCAACGGCGTGACGGCCATGAGCCTGGACATCGCGGGCCTCGTCGAGTCGAGCACGAACCTGGGCGTGGTCAAGACCGACGGCACGAAGGTGTCGATCGTGTGCTGCAGCCGCTCGTCGGTGATGAGCTCCCTGGCCGAGCTCGTGGCCCAGCACCGCCAGATCGGCCTGCTGGCCGGCGCCGAGGTGGAGCAGCCCGAGGGCTATCCCGGCTGGAAGCCGAACATGAAGTCGAACGTGCTGGCCGTGACCCGCAAGAACTACCGGAAGGCCTTCGGCGTCGACGCCGAACTGCTGGCCATCCACGCGGGCCTCGAGTGCGGCCTGCTGACCGAGAAGT includes these proteins:
- a CDS encoding aminoacyl-histidine dipeptidase, encoding MGKLDKLQPAAVWQIFEQMNDIPRGSGNETGVMTMLKGWADARSLAWREDAVGNLLIEIPATKGLEQAAPVLIQGHVDMVCEKNAATKHDFTADPIRMRIEGDWVTAEGTTLGADNAIGCAMGLALADEKSVAHGPIEVLLTVDEERGLTGAAGVQAGFFASRTMINLDSEEDDAIFVGCAGGRDTQYTLKNKTARAPKNGGGRKITVMGLKGGHSGLNIHEHRGNAIKILTRALVEASELMELRLVEINGGSMRNAIPREAEAKVVIPKDQGRLFKQTVDACFERIAREELAGIDDGFTWKVAAVQAPRSFGLESSRATLGLLSAIPNGVTAMSLDIAGLVESSTNLGVVKTDGTKVSIVCCSRSSVMSSLAELVAQHRQIGLLAGAEVEQPEGYPGWKPNMKSNVLAVTRKNYRKAFGVDAELLAIHAGLECGLLTEKYPDLDIVSFGPNIRGAHSPDEKVQISSVQKIWKLFGATLADLAGA